In one window of Zhihengliuella sp. ISTPL4 DNA:
- a CDS encoding serine/threonine-protein kinase: MRPTQGVSFGGRYELQSRIAIGGMGEVWEATDHVIGRTVAIKILKDEYMGDPGFLERFRAEARHAALVNHEGIASVFDYGEENGSAYLVMELVPGEALSTILERDGSLSADKTLDIVAQTASALQAAHAAGLVHRDIKPGNLLITPDGRVKITDFGIARIADQVPLTATGQVMGTVQYLSPEQASGHPASPATDTYSLGIVAYECLAGKRPFTGESQVAIAMAQINEQPPPLPPTVPIPVQNLVMAMIAKKPADRPSSSATVARAAQALRRGDLNSAAIAVPAIATGGIAGDDDATRMLTATGDDGTTRILPTTAQLPTDEAVAEEQEKKKKKKSAWTWPLIALLVLLLIVVGGTLWALFGNQGKDADPDPTGSATRTPTQTQTQTPSQEPTPEETRVDVTALGLNGMDCATATTTLKDAGFSDITCGEGDPAPTDGDVGKVYRVQPTGNVETTTPIALTVYAGRTPLPTPTDQPTITGDPIAGSTVTISWGTGFTCPSGTTLSGYVVSLQNGTFASGGPNFQPTQRNAQVTVGDAVGQQLIATYQGLCSGGDQRTSNASPPLSVTIVAPQDGEGDGGEGAEG, encoded by the coding sequence ATGAGGCCGACGCAGGGTGTGTCGTTCGGTGGTCGCTACGAGCTGCAGTCGCGGATTGCGATCGGCGGCATGGGCGAGGTGTGGGAGGCGACGGATCACGTCATCGGACGAACCGTCGCGATCAAGATCCTCAAGGACGAGTACATGGGGGACCCCGGGTTCCTCGAGCGATTCCGCGCAGAGGCGCGTCACGCCGCGCTCGTCAACCACGAGGGCATCGCCAGCGTTTTCGACTACGGCGAGGAGAACGGCAGTGCCTACCTCGTCATGGAACTCGTGCCCGGCGAGGCGCTGTCGACGATCCTCGAGCGCGACGGCTCGCTGAGCGCCGACAAGACGCTCGACATCGTCGCCCAGACGGCATCCGCCCTGCAGGCCGCGCATGCGGCCGGTCTCGTGCACCGTGACATCAAGCCGGGAAACCTGCTCATCACGCCGGACGGCCGCGTCAAGATCACCGACTTCGGTATCGCCCGGATCGCCGACCAGGTTCCGCTCACTGCGACCGGTCAGGTGATGGGCACGGTGCAGTACCTCTCGCCGGAACAGGCATCGGGTCACCCCGCCTCCCCCGCGACGGACACCTACTCGCTGGGAATCGTCGCGTACGAGTGCCTCGCCGGCAAGCGTCCCTTCACCGGTGAGTCGCAGGTGGCGATCGCGATGGCGCAGATCAACGAGCAGCCGCCGCCGCTGCCGCCGACGGTGCCCATCCCGGTGCAGAACCTCGTCATGGCGATGATCGCGAAGAAGCCGGCGGATCGTCCGTCTTCCTCGGCCACGGTCGCCCGTGCAGCCCAAGCCCTGCGCCGCGGCGACCTGAACTCCGCCGCCATCGCCGTGCCTGCCATCGCCACCGGCGGCATCGCGGGCGACGACGACGCCACGCGCATGCTCACCGCGACCGGCGACGACGGCACGACGCGCATCCTGCCCACCACCGCCCAGCTGCCCACCGACGAGGCCGTGGCGGAGGAGCAGGAGAAGAAAAAGAAGAAGAAGAGCGCGTGGACCTGGCCGCTCATCGCGCTGCTGGTCCTGCTGCTCATCGTCGTCGGCGGCACCCTGTGGGCGCTGTTCGGCAACCAGGGCAAGGACGCCGACCCGGATCCCACGGGATCCGCGACACGTACGCCCACGCAGACCCAGACGCAGACGCCTTCACAGGAGCCCACTCCGGAGGAGACGCGCGTCGACGTGACCGCGCTCGGTCTCAACGGCATGGACTGCGCCACGGCGACCACCACGCTCAAGGACGCCGGCTTCAGCGACATCACCTGCGGGGAGGGCGACCCCGCGCCGACCGACGGTGACGTCGGCAAGGTCTACCGGGTGCAGCCCACGGGCAACGTCGAGACGACCACCCCGATCGCGCTCACCGTCTACGCCGGCCGCACGCCGCTTCCGACGCCCACGGACCAGCCGACCATCACCGGCGACCCGATCGCGGGCAGCACCGTGACCATCTCTTGGGGCACCGGATTCACGTGCCCCAGCGGCACGACCCTCTCCGGCTACGTCGTCTCGCTGCAGAACGGCACGTTCGCCTCGGGCGGTCCGAACTTCCAGCCGACGCAGCGCAATGCGCAGGTGACGGTCGGAGACGCGGTGGGACAGCAACTCATCGCCACCTACCAGGGCCTGTGCTCCGGCGGCGACCAGCGCACGTCGAACGCGTCGCCGCCTCTCTCCGTGACGATCGTCGCACCGCAGGACGGCGAGGGTGACGGCGGGGAAGGCGCCGAAGGGTAG
- a CDS encoding PP2C family protein-serine/threonine phosphatase translates to MVFEGSSAAISHTGKVRSNNQDSGYSGANLFVVADGMGGHAGGDVASSIAIQRMEPLDQPYSSTEDAQAALQAAATTAAGDLIRAAKDRPELAGLGTTLSAIIMVDEYAVIGHIGDSRIYLYRDDALTQITADHTFVQRLVDSGRITPEEARYHPRRSVLMRVLSDMDADPELDMFVMHAQPGDRWLLCSDGLSGVVDEARILKAMQLGLAPGRTADNLLKQALDGGAPDNVTIVIVDVGGQHPVHSGTATIVGAASNPSGVYVPPVRAPRSNWLHPVRQAANEPSHFEPAPEYLEELIEEDRRRAKRRRLGWIAGTLVALALLGFAAFAAYSWTQTRYFIGADEDSVVIFQGVQQNIGPITLSTPVEDTEILLADLPPYQRASVERTISARSLSDAMAIVDRLRTGAEANIIEQTPLPTPLPSPSATPSGGAG, encoded by the coding sequence ATGGTCTTCGAAGGCTCGAGCGCCGCGATCTCCCACACCGGGAAGGTCCGCTCCAACAACCAGGACTCCGGATATTCCGGAGCGAACCTGTTCGTCGTCGCCGACGGCATGGGCGGGCACGCGGGCGGCGACGTCGCCTCCAGCATCGCGATCCAGCGCATGGAGCCGCTGGATCAGCCGTACTCGTCCACGGAGGATGCGCAGGCCGCGCTCCAGGCCGCCGCCACGACCGCTGCCGGCGACCTCATCCGCGCCGCCAAGGACCGCCCGGAACTCGCCGGCCTCGGCACCACGCTCAGCGCCATCATCATGGTCGACGAGTACGCCGTCATCGGCCACATCGGCGACTCCCGCATCTACCTCTACCGCGACGATGCGCTGACGCAGATCACCGCCGACCACACCTTCGTGCAGCGGCTGGTCGACTCGGGCCGCATCACCCCCGAAGAGGCCAGGTACCACCCGCGGCGCTCCGTGCTCATGCGGGTGCTCAGCGACATGGACGCCGACCCCGAGCTCGACATGTTCGTCATGCACGCGCAGCCCGGCGACCGTTGGCTGCTCTGCTCCGACGGCCTCTCCGGTGTCGTGGACGAGGCCCGCATCCTCAAGGCCATGCAGCTCGGGCTCGCCCCTGGGCGCACGGCGGACAACCTTCTCAAGCAGGCTCTCGACGGCGGCGCCCCCGACAACGTCACGATCGTGATCGTCGACGTGGGCGGCCAGCACCCCGTCCACTCCGGCACCGCCACGATCGTCGGCGCAGCCTCGAACCCGTCCGGGGTGTACGTGCCGCCCGTCCGGGCGCCGCGCAGCAACTGGCTGCACCCGGTCCGGCAGGCCGCGAACGAGCCGAGCCACTTCGAGCCGGCACCCGAGTACCTCGAGGAGCTGATCGAGGAGGACCGCCGTCGCGCCAAGCGCCGCCGGCTGGGCTGGATCGCCGGGACCCTGGTCGCGCTCGCCCTGCTGGGCTTCGCCGCCTTCGCCGCGTACAGCTGGACCCAGACGCGCTACTTCATCGGCGCGGATGAGGACAGCGTCGTGATCTTCCAGGGTGTGCAGCAGAACATCGGCCCCATCACGCTGTCGACACCGGTCGAGGACACCGAGATCCTCCTCGCCGACCTGCCGCCGTATCAGCGGGCCTCCGTCGAGCGCACGATCAGCGCGCGCTCGCTCTCCGACGCGATGGCCATCGTCGACCGGCTCCGCACGGGTGCCGAGGCCAACATCATCGAGCAGACTCCCCTGCCCACGCCGCTCCCCTCCCCGAGCGCCACACCGTCGGGAGGTGCCGGATGA
- a CDS encoding FtsW/RodA/SpoVE family cell cycle protein translates to MSTDVQADTTVIKALRRLRMPQTQRNREFWLLLFACAISGAALTLVQLGALGTIDPMILAIGGGLAALAFALHIVLRFVAADADPFVVPIATLLTGLGVAMIYRIDIAFGNTGWAAYSTKQLAWTAISLAGAITVVILLRNYRILFRYTYIFGLAGILLLLLPFVPGLRIPDANAQVWVSLGGMFAFQPGELAKICLAIFFAGYLVRTRESLTSVGKRVLGITWPRMRELGPVLVVWLVSLGIIVVQRDLGTGTLIFGMFVAMLYVATGKTSWVLIGLGLVVAGVAAASQILSYVQGRFINWLFLFDSSKVDPDVAGYQPMQGLFGLARGGLIGTGWGQGRPEITPLAHSDYIITSLGEELGLIGLFAILCLYMVFVSRGVRIGLAGQDDFGKLLATGLSFTIALQVFIMVGGVTRLIPLTGLTTPFLAAGGSSLVANWLIVALLLRISDGVRRQPRVVIG, encoded by the coding sequence ATGAGCACCGACGTGCAGGCGGACACCACGGTCATCAAGGCGCTGCGCCGCCTGCGGATGCCGCAGACGCAGCGCAACCGCGAGTTCTGGCTGCTCCTGTTCGCCTGTGCGATCAGCGGTGCCGCGCTGACCCTCGTCCAGCTCGGTGCGCTCGGCACCATCGACCCGATGATCCTCGCGATCGGCGGCGGGCTCGCGGCTCTCGCCTTCGCGCTGCACATCGTGCTCCGCTTCGTCGCCGCCGACGCCGATCCCTTCGTCGTCCCGATCGCGACGCTGCTCACCGGACTCGGCGTCGCGATGATCTACCGGATCGACATCGCCTTCGGGAACACCGGGTGGGCCGCCTATTCCACGAAGCAGCTCGCCTGGACCGCCATCTCCCTGGCTGGGGCGATCACGGTGGTCATCCTGCTGCGCAATTACCGGATCCTGTTCCGCTACACCTACATCTTCGGCCTCGCCGGAATCCTCCTCCTGCTCCTGCCGTTCGTCCCCGGCCTGCGGATCCCCGACGCGAATGCTCAGGTCTGGGTCTCGCTCGGAGGCATGTTCGCCTTCCAGCCGGGGGAGCTGGCGAAGATCTGCCTCGCGATCTTCTTCGCCGGCTACCTCGTGCGCACGCGGGAGAGCCTGACGTCGGTCGGCAAGCGGGTGCTCGGGATCACCTGGCCGCGGATGCGCGAACTCGGACCCGTCCTCGTCGTCTGGCTGGTCTCGCTCGGCATCATCGTCGTCCAGCGCGATCTCGGCACCGGAACGCTCATCTTCGGCATGTTCGTGGCGATGCTCTATGTCGCGACAGGCAAGACGAGCTGGGTGCTCATCGGTCTCGGCCTCGTGGTGGCCGGCGTCGCGGCCGCCTCGCAGATCCTCAGCTACGTGCAGGGTCGTTTCATCAACTGGCTGTTCCTGTTCGACTCCTCGAAGGTCGACCCCGATGTCGCCGGCTACCAGCCCATGCAAGGTCTGTTCGGGCTCGCCCGCGGGGGTCTCATCGGCACCGGCTGGGGTCAGGGACGCCCCGAGATCACCCCGCTCGCGCACAGTGATTACATCATCACGAGCCTCGGCGAGGAGCTCGGTCTCATCGGCCTCTTCGCCATCCTCTGCCTCTACATGGTGTTCGTCAGCCGCGGCGTCCGCATCGGTCTCGCCGGCCAGGACGATTTCGGGAAGCTGCTCGCGACGGGTCTGTCGTTCACGATCGCCCTGCAGGTGTTCATCATGGTCGGCGGCGTCACCCGGCTCATCCCGCTGACCGGCCTCACCACGCCTTTCCTCGCCGCCGGCGGCTCGTCGCTCGTCGCGAACTGGCTCATCGTGGCCCTCCTCCTCCGCATCTCCGACGGCGTCCGCCGTCAGCCTCGGGTGGTGATCGGCTGA
- a CDS encoding peptidoglycan D,D-transpeptidase FtsI family protein: MTKELRRLSIVMLFMFIALFAATSWIQVVETDGLSQNPHNKRTRLDSYEIQRGAIIVDGTAIANSVPSDDQYRFQRVYTDPAMWEPVTGYFNPALGSSTGIEEAMNADLSGTGSNAFFAEVERILSGQPQRGLSVELSLNTAAQRAATEALDGLQGAVVAMDPKTGRILAMASTPGFDTNSMATHDANAANATYDQLVADPGKPLSNRAIAGDLNPPGSTFKLVVAAAAYASGDWTPESTLPNPASYTLPGSNNRVSNAWGGTCGSGPTVTIAEAIRLSCNIPMAELAVELGDDTIREMAEKFGFNRSFDTPLTSTPSSYPRGLDDAQTALTGFGQGQVTATPLQIAMVSAGIANDGVVMNPQMVDAVIGNDLSVVRSFESTEFGRAMDAEVADEVTSAMVASVSNGAAQGARIDGVDVAGKTGTAENGNRPHTLWFTGFAPANDPEVAVAVVVENGGGQGQSGSGDTIAAPIAKKVIEAVLGR; encoded by the coding sequence ATGACCAAAGAGCTCCGCAGACTCAGCATCGTCATGCTGTTCATGTTCATCGCGCTGTTCGCCGCGACGAGCTGGATCCAGGTCGTCGAGACCGACGGCCTGTCCCAGAACCCGCACAACAAGCGCACCAGGCTGGACAGCTACGAGATCCAGCGCGGTGCGATCATCGTCGACGGCACCGCGATCGCCAATTCGGTCCCGAGCGACGACCAGTACCGCTTCCAGCGTGTGTACACCGACCCGGCGATGTGGGAACCCGTCACCGGGTACTTCAATCCCGCGCTCGGCTCCAGCACCGGCATCGAGGAGGCGATGAACGCCGACCTGTCCGGAACCGGCTCGAATGCGTTCTTCGCTGAGGTCGAGCGCATCCTCTCCGGCCAGCCCCAGCGTGGCTTGAGCGTCGAGCTGTCGCTGAACACCGCAGCGCAACGCGCCGCCACCGAAGCGCTGGACGGTCTGCAGGGCGCCGTCGTGGCGATGGACCCGAAGACGGGACGCATCCTGGCGATGGCGTCCACCCCGGGCTTCGACACGAACAGCATGGCCACCCACGACGCGAACGCCGCCAACGCTACGTACGACCAACTCGTGGCCGACCCGGGCAAGCCGCTGTCGAACCGCGCCATCGCCGGTGACCTCAACCCGCCCGGCTCGACGTTCAAGCTCGTCGTGGCGGCGGCCGCCTATGCGAGCGGCGACTGGACCCCCGAATCCACGCTCCCCAACCCCGCCTCGTACACGCTGCCGGGCTCGAACAATCGGGTCTCCAACGCGTGGGGCGGCACCTGCGGCTCCGGCCCGACGGTCACGATCGCCGAGGCCATCCGTCTGAGCTGCAACATCCCCATGGCCGAGCTCGCGGTCGAGCTCGGCGACGACACGATCCGAGAGATGGCGGAGAAGTTCGGCTTCAACCGCAGCTTCGACACGCCGCTCACCTCGACACCGTCGAGCTACCCCCGCGGACTCGACGACGCCCAGACCGCGCTCACCGGCTTCGGGCAGGGGCAGGTCACCGCGACACCCCTGCAGATCGCCATGGTCTCAGCGGGCATCGCGAACGACGGCGTGGTCATGAACCCGCAGATGGTGGACGCCGTGATCGGCAACGACCTCTCGGTGGTCCGCTCCTTCGAGAGCACGGAGTTCGGCAGGGCGATGGACGCCGAGGTCGCCGACGAGGTCACCTCCGCCATGGTCGCGAGCGTCTCAAACGGCGCCGCCCAGGGTGCAAGAATAGACGGGGTCGACGTAGCCGGTAAGACGGGAACGGCGGAGAACGGAAACAGGCCGCACACCCTGTGGTTCACGGGGTTCGCCCCCGCGAACGACCCGGAGGTGGCGGTAGCGGTCGTCGTCGAAAACGGCGGCGGACAGGGTCAATCGGGAAGCGGCGACACCATCGCAGCTCCCATTGCGAAGAAGGTCATAGAGGCGGTGCTGGGCAGATGA